cagGTGCCACCAGCAGgaatggggacacggggatcACAGGTCCCACCAccaggggttggggacatggggaccagGGGTGCCACCACTatgggggttggggacatggggaccggTGCTATCatgggggctggggacaccaggacaGGTGCCACCAGCAGgaatggggacacggggaccgcAGGTGCCACCATGGGGGTTGGGGACACAAGGACATGGGTGCCACCACtgggggttggggacacggggacgggtGCCACCACCGGgaatggggacacggggatcACAGGTGCCACCAtgggggttggggacacggggaccgcgctgtccccaggtgccacccccgctgtccccacgATTTATTTTGGAGGGGGGACCAAGGGGGGACAGCGcctcccccacacacacacggagggggggttggggtttcCCCAGCAACCGTTGCCGAGCGCCCGCGCGCCTCCGGGCCGGGTATTATGGGATGGGAGCtgggattgggggggtccccaacccccccccccccgagccattttgtgccccccccccccggtgccggtaCCGTGCTCTCCCGGCGGCCTCCCCTCCACCGGCACGCTGACGGTGCGCCGCAGCAGCTTGCTCCGGCACGGCTCGCCCCGGCGGTCCCGGATGAGCAGCGGGTGGATCTGCGaagggacccggggggggggggcacccccggcATGAGCTGggcccaccccacccccagccaAGGCCCCAAAAGCGCCTGGATTTGCCCCAAaagttgccccccccccccccgcctccccgctCGCCTCCTCCTCGGCTGGCACCGGCTGCCCGTTCATGGGGGTGAtggaaaatttggggggggggggggtgacacccCCACGGGTTTAACTGTGCCCCCCTTcgccccaaacccccaaaatcgCCCCGAATCACCCCAAAAGtcgctccccccctccctcgcCTCCCCCTCAGCCAGAGCCCCGGCGGCACGATGCAGaaccatgggggggggggggggggggcacccgcaCAAGTCAaaccgcgccccccccccccaaaaccacccgaaatcaccccaaaatgtccgcgtgtccccccccccgggctcacCTCCTCCTCGTCCAGCATCAGCAGCTGGTTCCCGGAGATGATGCAGAACCGGGGGTTCCAGGGGGGCCGCTCGTAGGCCGGGGGGCGCGTAGGGCCCGCGGGCCAGGGGGGCTCCTCGcacatctggggggggggtcagcgtggggaccccaaaacccaccccccaccccccccccccaaaaaaaaaacccacccaaacAACCACCCCACAGAGGCCTGGCCCCGGGGGGCGCGCCAGGCCCCGCTCGGCCCCGTTTCCAAGTGGGTCAGGCCCgggcccggtgcccccccctcGGCCAtgtttgccccccccccccggtaccggtTTCGGGCTCTGACCGGGCCCCGGGGCCGGTGGGGGAACGGGGAGGCCGAGCCCGGGCCCGACCGGTGCCAGCGGCCCCGGTACCGGCACCCCCAGTACGGGCATCCCCCGGTACTGGTATCCCCCCAGTACAGGCAATGCCCCGGTaccagtatggcccagtatgAGCATCCCCCGGTaccagtatggcccagtatgGGCAGCCCCCAGTACCGGTATCCCCCAGTATGGGCATCTCCCGGTACCGGTATCCCCCAGTATAAGCATCTCCTGGTACTGGGATCCCCCCAGTATAGGCATCTCCCAGTACCAGTATCCCCCAGTATAAGCATCTCCTGGTGCTGGGATCCCCCCAGTATAAGCATCCCCCAGTACCAGTATCCCCCCAGTATGGGCATCTCCCGGTACCAGTATGCCCCGGTAGGAACATCCCCCGGTACCAGTATCCCCCAGTACGGGCATCCCCCAGTACTGGGATCGTTCAGAGATCAGCCCAATACCAGCAGCCAGCGGTACCAGtatcccccccagcaccagtaTCCTGGTACCAGTAACCCCCGGTACCGGTATCAACCCCCTGGTACCAGTATCAACCCCCCTGTACCAGTATCCCCCCGGTACTAGTATCCCCCCTCAGTACCAGTACCCCACCGGTACCGGTATCCCCTCGATCCCAGTATCTCCCAGTACCAGCATCCCCCTGGCACCAGCATCCCCCAGTTCCAGCATCCCCTGTTTCCAGTATCCCCCCGGTACCGGCATCCCCCCCCCGGTACCGACACCCCCCggctcccagtatccccccggtcccagtaacccccccgctcccagtatcccccccaCCATCCCAGTCCCCCCTCCcatcccagtacccccccccccggtaccggcaTCCCCTCCCTGGTACCGACACCTCCCCCGGTACCGACACCCCCCGGTCCCATTAACCCCCCCcgctcccagtaaccccccccGCTCCCAGTAAACCCCCCcgctcccagtaccccccctCCCATCCCAGTACCCCCCCGGTACCGGCCTCCCCCGCTCCCAGCACCAACCCGCCGCCAGCATCCCCCGcatccccccccgcccccccggtaCCGAcaccccccccggtgccccccccaacccccccggtgccccccccctcctcccccccccccccccggtgccgccgcccccggtgccgccgcccccggtgccgctcccggccccaccccggtgccccccccccccggtaccggggGCCTCCCGGGGGTGTCgcgccccccggtgcccccccggtgcccccccccgtaccTCGGAAGGGGACATAGGACATGGCTCCGCCGCCGAGCGCTTCCCCCGGGCGCCGGTAAcgggcggggaagggggggggcggcggggggggggggggggcaggcggcCGGGGGAGGGACCCAGGAGGGGGGggcgggaccggcaccgggggggggggggggcaccgggaggggggaggggagggggaggggattgggggggggaacgggggggaaTAGTGGggggatgggaatggggggaatgggattgggattgtactgggaacactgggaggggggcactgggaatggggggactggggaatggggggtaatgggaatggggaggcactgggaacactggggggatgggaatggggggtaatgggaatgggggggtactgggattGGGATtatactgggaacactgggagtGGGGGGTGGGAATGGGGGGGGTAATGGGaatgggggggcactgggaacactgggagtggggggatgggaatggggggtaatgggaatgggggggtactgggaacactgggaatgggggggactgggaatggggggacactgggaacactgggaatGGGGGCGGACTGGGAATACTGGGAGTGGGGGGACTGGGAatgggggggacactgggaacactgggaatGGGGGGACTGGGAatgggggggacactgggaacactgggaatGGGGGGCGGACTGGGGAATACTGGGAGTGGGGGGACTGGGAATGGGGGGTAATGGGAATGTGGGGACCACTGGGATTGGGATtatactgggaacactgggagtGGGGGGTACTGGGAATGGGGGAGGTAATGGgaatggggggcactgggaataCTGGGAGTGGGGGGTAATGGgaatgggggggtaatgggaatgggggggtactgggattGGGGGGTACTGGGATTGGGATTATACTGGAAACACTGGGAGTGGGggggatgggaatgggggggcaatgggaATGGGGGGTACTGGGAATGCGGGGGACAACGGGAACACTGGGAATGGGGGGCGGACTGGGAATACTGGGAGTGGGGGGGACTGGgaatgggggggtaatgggaaTGTGGGGAGCACTAGGATTGGGATtatactgggaacactgggagtAGGGCTGTACTGGgaatgggggggtaatgggaaTGGGGGGCGGACTGGGAATACTGGGAGTGGGCGGTACTGGGAATGGGGGGACTGGGAACTCTGGGAATGGGggggatgggaatggggggTACTGGGATTGGGATTATATTGGGAACACTGGGAGTGGGGGGTACTGGGAATGGGGGGTAATGGGAATGGGGGGTACTGGgaatgggggggtaatgggaaTGGGGGGCGGACTGGGAATACTGGGAGTGGGGGGGAATGGGAATGGGGAGACTGGAATTGGGGGTGTAATGGGAATGGGGGGTACTGGGAATACTGGGAATGGCGGGGGGAATGGGAATGGGGGGTACTGGGATTGGGATtatactgggaacactgggagtGGGGGTGTACTGGgaatggggggcactgggaatgAGGGGGAACTGGGATTGGGGGGGTAATGGGAATGGGGGGAATGGGAATGGGGgtactgggaacactgggagtggggggaatggaggggtactgggaacactgggaatGGGGGGCCAATGGGAATGGGGAGGAACTGGGATTGGGAGgatactgggaacactgggaatGGGGGTGAACTGTAAATGGCGGGGCACCGGgaatggggggcactgggaacactgggaatTGGGGGGAACTGGAACGGGTTACTGGGAAGGGGGGTACTGTaaatggggggcactgggaaagGGGGGGACTGGGAACGGGGGggactgggaacactgggagtGGGGTGGCACTGGGAATAGGACCAGTGGCGGCCGCTTCGCCTTTAAGGgctgcccccagtgcccccagtgctcccagtgcccccagtgtcactgtcccagtgctcccagtgccaccactgTTCTCGTCCCAGTGTCACCAGTGTCCCCAGTACACCCAGGGCCgctgtcccagtgctcccagtacccccagtgtccccatcccagcgTCCCCAGTGTCTCCAGTACCCCCAGTgtctcccagtgctcccagtacccccggtgtccccgtcccaCTGCCAGCAGcgtccccatcccagtgccaccagtgtccccatcccagtccccatcTCAGCatctcccagtgccaccagggtccccatcccagtgctcccagtggcCCCAGTTGTCCCCATcgcagtgctcccagtgccaccactgcccccagtacccccatCCCTATGCGCCCAGCGTCCCCATTCCAGTGTCCCCCATTTTAccacctcccagtgcccccagtgtccccatcccagtgctcccagtgccccctaTGTCaccatcccagtgcccccagtctCCTCATCTCAGTGTTCCCATTGCTTCCAgtggccccccaccccattccaGTGTCTCCCAGTTGCCCCCCGAGCTCCCAGtgccccatccccgtgcccccagtgttcccagtgtccccaccccagcacctcccagtgtTCCCAATAGCCCCAGTtccccatcccagtgcctcccagtgttcccagtagCCCCAGTTTCCGAACCCAGCGCCTCCCTGGCCTCCATTCCAGTgtcccccagtacctcccagtcccccccggtacctcccagtccccccgggctcccttcccagtgctcccagcaccccccagggCACCAGTCCCCAGTGCTCCCATGCcctcccagtagctcccagttcACTCCGGGGGCTGTGAGCGTGCAAGGGGAGAGCACGAGCGTGCAGAGGGTGAGCGTGCAAGGGGTGAGCATGCAAGGGGCAAGTGTGCAAGGGGTGAGCGTGCAAGGGGCGAGTGTGCACGGGGCAAGCGTGCAAACGAACGTGCGAGTGTGGTGTGCAGATGTGAGCGTGCGTGGGGCTGAGCGTGCAAACGAGTGTGCACAGCGTGAGCGTGCACGGGGTGAGCGTGCACCAGCCTGGCACGAGCGGCAGCGCGCGAGGCGAGCGTGCAAAGGCGAGCGTGCAAAGGTGAGCGCACACAGGGGCGAGCGTGCAAACGAGCGTGCAAGAGGCGAGCGTGCAAATGTGAGCGTGCACGGGGGCGAGTGTGCAAGGGGGGCCCCGAGTGCGCGTGCACCGCGCGTGCAAGGGGGCAGGGGGCGAGTGTGCAAGGGGGGGCGCGCGTGCAAGGCGCGCGTGCCCGGCGGGGCGCACGCGCGCGTGGGAggcgtggccccgccccccggccccgccccgcccccgcccccgcgcgCCCCCGCTCGCGCGCAGCCGCGCTCCCACGTGaccgcgggggcggggcctcctcctcctgcccccgcctcccccgccgggccccgcccccgcgcgCGGAttggccgggcggcggggccggctgTGCGCACGGCACGTGTCACGCGCTCGCCTCCCCCGCCACGTGACCCGTCCGCCCACGTGACCCTCCCCCCCCTCCGCTCGCCGcgcccctcccccttccctccttcccccccccccccacccccggccgCTTCCGGCGCGCGCTCTGCGCGGTGACgtcacggggagggggcggggccggcgggtCACGTGGGGGCGcgcggcggagcggcggcgggtACGGGCGGGAGcggcgggggagggggaggggggccccgggagggggcggggccgggccgggagggggcggggcctcgcggCGCCGCGCTTccggtgggcggggcctgcggcGGGCCCCTGCGCGCCATGAGAGCGGCCCTGGGCGTGAGTGTCGCGATGCGGGGGAGGGGTATCGCGATAGAGGGGGTGTATCGAGGCGGGGGGCGCGCGGGGCCGTCGCAGCTCGGGCACGGCGCGGTGGGTggcgcggcgcggggggcgcgTGGGCCCGGGCGCGTATCGCAATATGGGGAGTATGGCGATGTGGGGAGTATCGCGATATGGGGAGGAGTATCGTGATGTGGGGGGTGTTGCGTGGGCAGCTATCATGACGCGGCGGGTATCACGTTGCCGTGGCCAGGAGCGCTGACACGATGGGTGTCGGGACAAGGGGGCCGTTGGTGGGTATCGCGACACGGTGGGTGTCACAGTGCCCCAGCCAGGCATTGCGGCATGGTAGATGTCACGATATGGGGGTGTTGTGTGGCCAGGTATTGTGAGCGGGCGTCATGACGCGGTGGGTATCGCGACGTGGTGAGTATCGCGACACGGTGGGTATCGCGACGCGCTGGGTATCGTCatggggctgtggggcggcTATCGCAACATGGCAGATATCGCGACACAGTGAGTATCGCCGTGCGATTGCTGGGTACCGCAGAACGGTAGGCATCATGGTGCCACGGTCTGGCGTCACGACACAGTTGGTATCACGACATGCTGGGCATCGTGACATGCCAGCATCCCAGCGCTGCAACCAGCTGTCGCGACGTGCCGGTACATCAGTGTCCACACTTTCACGGTGTTGTTAGCAGCTGTTGCAACACGCTGACTGTTGTGACATGCCGGGTTTCACAGTGCCACTGCTGGGCAACGTGACATACCTTATCGTGATATAGCCAGGTTGATATAGCAACATGTTGTGTGTCGCGATATGCTGGGTATCGCGACAGACTGTCACGGTGTGTTGGGTGTCACACGATGTGCCTGGTATACCCGACACATCATGGTTGCACCAGGCTGGATATCGTGACGCGGTGGGTATTGTGAGATGTCAGATAACGCACGACATGGTGGATATCGTGACATGCCAGGCATCGTCATATGTCTGGTACCACAGCGTGCTGGGTATCGCGACGTGCTGTGTATCATGACATGCCAGGCATCGTGACATACTGGGTATCGCGACATGCCGGGTATTGTAGCACGTCAGATGTTCTGCAGCATGCCCGGTATCATGGTATGCCAGGTATCGCGACATGTTGGGCGTTGTAACGTGTCAGATGTCCTGGGATGTGCTGGGTATCTCGATGTACCAGCTATCGTGATATGCTGGGTATCGTGACATGCAGGTGTCGTAACATGTCAGATACCATGCAGCATGCTGGGTACTGTGACATGTTAGGTATCGTGACGTGCTGGCTATCAATGGCAGGTATCGTGCAGTGCGATACATATCGTGACATTCCAGGTGTTGTGACATGCCGGGTTCCGTAACATTGGGTATCGCGACATGCCGGGCATGGTGACATTCCAGGTATCACGACACGCTGGGTGCCGTAACGTGGGGTATTATGACACGTCGGGTATGGCAAGATTCCAGGTATCATGACATGCCAGATGCCATAACGTTGGGTATCACGACATGTCGGGTATGGCAAGATTGTAGGTGTCGTGACATGCCAGGTGCCACAATGGGTGTCACGATGTGGCGGGTATCACGACATGCCAGGTATCGTGACGTGCTGGGCATGGTGAGATTCCAGATATCGTGACACGCCAGGTGCCATAATGGGTATCGCGACGTGCCAGGCATGGTGAGATTCCAGGTATCGTGACATGCCAGGTGCCATAACATTGGGTATCATGACGTGCTGGTATTGCAACATGTTGGTATCGCGACATGCTGAGTATTGCGACGTGCCGGGTATCGCGATTTAGTGGGTATTGTGACGTAGCGGGTATTGCGACATGCTGGTATTGCGACATGGTGGGTATCGCGATGTGGTGGGTATCGCGACATGCCGGTGTTGTGACATGCTGGGTATCGCGACGTGCCAGTATCGCGACGTGGCGCTGTGCCCGCAGGCGGTGGCGCTGGCGCTGGTGACGGTGACGACGGTGCCGCTGCTGCGGGCGCTGGGCCGCCGCCTGCTCTCCATGGCTGACGCCGACGGCGCCGCCTTCGTCCCCGGCAGCCTGGTGGCCGCCTTCGTCACCTGCCCCAACCAGGGGGTGGCCAAGGAGCTGGCCAGGTGGGGACGGCGGGGGGACAAcggggggaggggttggggacagCGGGGGTGACAAGGTGGGGACACCAAggaagggatggggacaccgtggggacaccgtggggacactggggaggggttggggacaccacGAGGCCAAGTGGGGGACAATATGGGGACATCagggaggggttggggacaccggggggacaccggggaggggatggggacattggggaggggttggggacaccggggaggggatggggacagcgggTGGCCAGGTTGGGGACAATGCGGGGACACTGGGTgggaccccatggggacatcggggacactGGTGGCCGGGCAGGGGACagctgggagggggtggggacgggggggggggggatgacgCGGGGGTACCCGAagtggggactggggggggggggggaggtgacaccgtggggacaccgcggggacgccgtggggacaccgggagtGACCGTGCGGTGCCCAGGGCCATGGTGGAGAAGAAGCTGGCGGCCTGCGTGAACGTCCTGCCCCACGTCACCTCCGTGTgagcggggacacgggggggacatggggacacggggggggggacacggggatggggacatggacatggggacatggggacacggggatggagACAcaggtggggacatggggacggggacatggggacacggatgcagggacatggggacacggggacacggggatgaggacatggggacatggaggtggggacatggggacggggacatggggacacagggacacggggatggggacatggggtcatggacatggggacacgggtggggacactgggacatggggacgtggggacgtggggacatggaggtggggacacggggacagggacgtgggGGTGGGGTCCCAGGgtatggggacgtggggactcgggtggggacacggggacacggttTGGGGACgtgccccatgtcccccccgcAGCTACGAGTGGAAGGGGAAGCTGGAGGAGGACAGCGAGGTCCTGCTGGTGAGCGATGTCCCCAAGCGTCCCCGAACGTCCCCgcgtgtccccaaatgtccctaAACGGCCCCaaatgtgtccccccccccagatgatCAAAACCCGCAGCTCCAAGGTGCCGGCGCTGGCCGAATTCGTGCGGTGAGTGAccgggggggggattggggacacaattttggggggggacatttggggacaccgcggggtctccccctgaccccccgtgtccccccttcccccccaggTCCTCCCACCCCTACGAGGTGCCCGAGGTGGTGGCGGTGCCGGTGGTGGGGGGCAACGCGCCCTACCTGCGCTGGGTGCAGGACGCCGTCCCCGAGTGACACCCCCCcattttaacccccccccccccaatttttggggactccccctttattttttggggactccccccctttatttttggGGACCCTCccccttaatttttttttggggggggccaCGAACCACACGGAGCTGCGTCGCCGTCGAGCCGTTTATTCCCaaccggcggggggggggggcacaccccatgacccccccaaaaatatcagcccccccccaaaatatcgGGGTCCCCCCAAAAATatcgcgcccccccccccaaaatatcaGGGTCCCCCCCCAAGATatcacccccccccaaaaaaaatatcGGGGCCCCCCATATatgggggttcctcccctatATTGGGGCGGCCCCCCCATATCGGGGTGCCCCCCCATATCGTGACGCCCCCAtttcgtgccccccccctttaaaaTCCTCCGGAgcgatgaaaaaaaaaaaagaaaaaaaagcgctgcgaaaataaaagttttttgaaGCTTTTCGGTGTTTTTTtggcgttttttttttttttggggtgcccccccccagcaggtttcggggtccccccccccaccccaaataatTTATGGGGGGCGCTCAGAGcatgcccccccgccccactcCACCAGGTACTGGACGGTGCCGTCCAGCGTCACCCTGCGGGCCAGGACGCGcgcggggtcccccccccgcgccgaaatgggggggggggggggcggggggggctccccgggggcgggggggcgagggggggggcccggggggcgccgcttggcgcgggggggggcgccgggggcgcTCGGGGCTCTCGGGCTCGGGGCTGGCGGGCGCCGTCCTgcgggggggaacgggggggtcggggggcggggcggggccacCCCCCGGGGCTCCCAGTAGGAGCCCAGTTCGCCCAGTAGGAGCCCAGTTCGCCCAGTATGccccccagttctcccagtagGAGCCCAGTTCGCCCAGTAGGAGCCCAGTTCTCCCAGTGTGccccccagttctcccagtagGAGCCCAGTTCGCCCAGTAGGagcccagttctcccagtatgccccccccccagttctcccagtaggagcccagttctcccagtatgcccccccccccagttctcccagtaggagcccagttctcccagtatgccccccccccccagttctcccagtagGAGCCCAGTTCGCCCAGTAGGagcccagttctcccagtatGCCCCCCCCAGTTCGCCCAGTATGagcccagttctcccagtatGCCACCCCCAGGCCTCCCAGTAGGagcccagttctcccagtatGAGCCCAGTTCGCCCAGTATGAGCCCAGTTCTCCCGGTATGCCACCCCCAGGCCTCCCAGTATGAGCCCACACCTCCCAGTATGagcccagttctcccagtatgcaccccccagttctcccagtatGAGCCCAGGCCTCCCAGTATGCCCCCCCCAGTTCTCCTAGTATGaccccagttctcccagtatgagcccagttctcccagtatGAGCCCACCCAGTTCTCCCAGTATGAGCCCAGTTCGCCCAGTATGagcccagttctcccagtatGCCCCTccccccagttctcccagtatGAGCCCAGTTCTCCCAGTGTGCCCCCCTCAGGCCTCCCAGTATGagcccagttctcccagtatGAGCCCACCCAGTTCTCCCAGTATGAGCCCAGGTCTCCCAGTATGAGCCCAGTTCGCccagtgtgcccccccccccagttctcccagtatGAGCCCAGTTCGCccagtgtgcccccccccagttctcccagtatgagcccacccagttcccccagtatgagcccagttctcccagtatgacccccccagttctcccagtatGAGCCCAGGTCTCCCAGTATGAGCCCAGTTCGCccagtgtgcccccccccagttctcccagtatGAAACCACCCAGTTCCCCCAGTATGagcccagttctcccagtatGACCtcccccagttctcccagtatGAGCCCAGGTCTCCCAGTATGAGCCCAGTTCGCccagtgtgccccccccccagttctcccagtatgagcccacccagttcccccagtatgagcccagttctcccagtatGACCtcccccagttctcccagtatGAGCCCAGGTCTCCCAGTatgacccccccccagttctcccagtatGAGCCCAGGTCTCCCAGTATGAGCCCAGTTCGCCCAGTGTGCccccccagttctcccagtatgcccccccccagttctcccagtatgagcccagttctcccagtatgcccccccagttctcccagtatGAGCCCACCCAGTTCTCCCAGTATGAGCCCACCCAGTTCTCCCAGTATGCCAcccccagttctcccagtatGAGCCCAGTCCTCCCAGTATGCCTCCCCAGGCCTCCCACTATGAGCCCaggcctcccagtaacccccccagGCCTCCAGGTAACcccctcccagtagcccccagtATGGCCCTGCTCTTCCCAGTATGGCCCCAGCCATCCCAGTATGACTCTTCCCCCATCCCAGTTTGCCCCCCGacctctcccagtgccccccagtccttCCAgtttctccccacccctcccagtATGACCCCGTCCCTCCCAGTATGCCCCCCAGTCCTGCCAGTATGAACCTAGTCCTCCCAGTACTccccccagtcctcccagtgcccctcaGTTTGCCCCCtacccctcccagtgccccccagtcctcTCAGTTTgcccctccccccacctcccggTTTgcccccagtcctcccagtttcccccagtcctcccagtttatctcccacccctcccagtttccccccagtcctcccagttTGCCCCTCACCCCttccagtgccccccagtcctcccagtttgctctcccagtgcccccacccctcccagtgcctcccagtcctcccagtttgccctcccagtgcctcccagtcctcccagtttGCCCCCCGCCCCACCTGAGGCTCTGGGCGGTGTTGGCCGAGGGGTGGAAGGAGGCGAACATCCGGAtgggggcgctgcggggggctCAGCGTGgggccccccaaaccccataacccccccacaccccataacacccccccaccccaaaacccccttaaaacccccaaaccaccccacaacccccc
The DNA window shown above is from Anser cygnoides isolate HZ-2024a breed goose chromosome 35, Taihu_goose_T2T_genome, whole genome shotgun sequence and carries:
- the CUTA gene encoding protein CutA isoform X1 is translated as MRAALGAVALALVTVTTVPLLRALGRRLLSMADADGAAFVPGSLVAAFVTCPNQGVAKELARAMVEKKLAACVNVLPHVTSVYEWKGKLEEDSEVLLMIKTRSSKVPALAEFVRSSHPYEVPEVVAVPVVGGNAPYLRWVQDAVPE
- the CUTA gene encoding protein CutA isoform X2; the encoded protein is MRAALGAVALALVTVTTVPLLRALGRRLLSMADADGAAFVPGSLVAAFVTCPNQGVAKELASYEWKGKLEEDSEVLLMIKTRSSKVPALAEFVRSSHPYEVPEVVAVPVVGGNAPYLRWVQDAVPE
- the CUTA gene encoding protein CutA isoform X3 gives rise to the protein MADADGAAFVPGSLVAAFVTCPNQGVAKELARAMVEKKLAACVNVLPHVTSVYEWKGKLEEDSEVLLMIKTRSSKVPALAEFVRSSHPYEVPEVVAVPVVGGNAPYLRWVQDAVPE